A stretch of Nitrospira sp. DNA encodes these proteins:
- the lptD gene encoding LPS assembly protein LptD yields the protein MVDGLSRISQGILLLLTAVLLLLPFPAWGKGKPGSQGGASSGSLPLNVNADRIDYLQDQDVYEADGSVVIQQGTMRLTADHVTIAALPGIVTATGHVRLIDPQADVTTERLEFNVNTEAGVVTHGRLYVPQTNSLVSGRQMQRFSEYHYRVKEGEFTNCDAQDGEVPAWRIRFEDLDLNVGDSIAFKGAWLCVADVPVVPLPTLTYPLSNRRSGFLVPFVGYDNRFGMHAQTSYYWAINPSQDLTISPSYYSKLGYGSDLDYRYVLDRKSRGQWYLSYLQQTQLPNVTGVDQSSSDVKRARALIAGTHTQQFTDTLLLRANASFVTDPNYLQQLSNSGTQRALPSNESNLLLNQQLAYGNLYFLGQYLQPLQAGGTDTFQRLPEVGYTLPNTPLFASPLLFGMEGDAVNFYREQGFTLNRMNIVPGISTDVIDLGHMVGITPQAKFREVYYTRGVQSSTAINRETFWAGVDATSKLSRRFGLDGGGTLLHTIEPTVMYEYVPGTDQSQIAQIDQVDDLPKKNLLTYALRSRVLENDGKTIFNWLDLTLAQSYHAGAVQTRARDFGPGVTPVLGSITQPLQPATVAIDGRKFSDVWMRAVIGNTAPQVTQAQMSTPAFGRGAGSAGSQRPAINQYLTLDAFFDPYRGELSQWNTDLRVQEESNWYLEVGQRYSREGNRVRRGDLWNPISFNEVYAPTPEIQFVTAGGGFRTPWGWTVGAKGYYDVKNGKSPEYDVVALYQNPCKCWSLGLFYLQFPDRAQYNFMLNLTGIGWTENLGTQVMRSILSPLLWGERGLPWASPTGPYGRSQAGASTGGIGGM from the coding sequence ATGGTGGATGGTCTGTCGCGGATATCTCAGGGCATTCTTCTGCTGTTGACGGCAGTCCTGTTGCTGCTCCCTTTCCCCGCTTGGGGCAAGGGCAAGCCGGGCAGCCAAGGCGGAGCCTCGTCCGGCTCGCTCCCGCTCAATGTGAATGCTGACCGGATCGATTATCTCCAAGATCAGGATGTGTACGAGGCCGATGGATCGGTCGTCATCCAGCAGGGGACGATGCGTCTCACGGCGGACCATGTGACGATCGCGGCTCTGCCCGGCATCGTGACGGCGACGGGGCATGTGCGTCTCATCGACCCGCAGGCGGATGTCACGACCGAGCGGCTGGAGTTCAACGTCAATACGGAGGCCGGTGTGGTGACGCATGGCCGGTTGTATGTGCCGCAGACGAATTCGCTCGTTTCCGGACGGCAGATGCAGCGTTTCTCCGAGTACCACTACCGGGTCAAAGAGGGCGAGTTTACCAATTGCGATGCGCAAGATGGCGAGGTGCCGGCCTGGCGGATTCGGTTCGAGGATCTCGATCTGAATGTCGGGGACAGCATTGCCTTTAAGGGGGCCTGGCTGTGTGTGGCCGATGTTCCTGTGGTGCCCTTGCCGACGCTCACCTATCCGCTCTCCAACCGGCGGAGCGGGTTTTTGGTGCCGTTCGTGGGCTATGACAACCGGTTTGGGATGCACGCGCAGACCAGTTATTACTGGGCGATCAATCCCAGCCAAGATCTCACGATCTCGCCGTCGTACTACAGCAAATTAGGGTATGGCAGCGATTTGGACTACCGATACGTGCTGGACCGAAAATCACGCGGCCAGTGGTATCTCAGCTATCTTCAGCAAACGCAATTGCCGAATGTGACGGGGGTGGATCAGTCCAGCTCGGATGTCAAACGGGCGCGGGCGCTGATTGCCGGGACGCATACCCAGCAGTTTACCGACACGCTCCTGCTTCGTGCGAATGCGAGCTTTGTCACGGATCCCAACTATCTCCAGCAATTAAGCAATTCGGGTACGCAACGCGCGCTGCCCAGCAATGAGTCCAATCTCTTGCTGAACCAGCAGCTGGCCTATGGCAATCTCTATTTCCTCGGGCAATATCTGCAGCCGTTGCAGGCCGGCGGAACGGATACGTTCCAGCGGCTGCCCGAAGTGGGCTATACGCTGCCGAATACGCCTCTTTTTGCATCGCCGTTGCTGTTCGGCATGGAAGGGGACGCGGTCAATTTTTATCGCGAGCAGGGGTTCACGCTGAATCGCATGAATATCGTGCCGGGGATTTCCACGGATGTCATCGATTTGGGCCACATGGTCGGCATTACCCCGCAAGCGAAGTTCCGCGAGGTGTATTACACGCGCGGGGTGCAGTCGAGTACGGCGATCAACCGTGAAACCTTTTGGGCCGGGGTCGATGCCACCTCCAAGCTGTCCCGCCGGTTCGGATTAGACGGGGGCGGCACCTTGCTGCACACCATCGAACCGACGGTGATGTATGAGTATGTACCGGGGACCGATCAGAGCCAGATTGCGCAGATCGATCAGGTGGATGATTTGCCCAAGAAGAATCTCCTGACCTATGCCTTGCGCAGCCGTGTGCTGGAGAATGACGGCAAGACGATCTTCAATTGGCTGGATCTCACGCTGGCTCAGAGCTACCATGCCGGCGCTGTTCAGACCAGGGCCCGCGATTTCGGCCCCGGGGTCACTCCGGTGCTGGGCTCGATCACACAGCCCTTGCAGCCGGCGACAGTGGCCATCGACGGGCGAAAATTCTCCGATGTCTGGATGCGGGCGGTCATCGGCAATACGGCGCCTCAGGTCACGCAGGCGCAGATGAGTACACCGGCTTTTGGCCGCGGGGCCGGCAGTGCCGGGTCTCAGCGCCCGGCCATCAATCAATATCTGACGTTGGATGCTTTCTTCGATCCCTACCGCGGCGAATTGAGTCAGTGGAATACGGACCTGCGGGTTCAAGAAGAGAGCAATTGGTATCTCGAAGTGGGACAGCGGTATTCCCGCGAGGGCAATCGTGTGCGGCGGGGTGATCTGTGGAATCCGATTTCGTTCAATGAGGTCTATGCGCCTACGCCGGAAATCCAATTTGTGACCGCCGGCGGCGGATTCCGGACGCCCTGGGGCTGGACGGTCGGGGCGAAGGGCTACTATGACGTGAAGAACGGGAAGAGTCCCGAATATGATGTGGTGGCGCTGTATCAGAATCCGTGCAAATGCTGGTCGTTGGGCCTCTTCTATCTCCAGTTCCCGGATCGGGCGCAATACAACTTCATGCTGAACTTGACCGGCATTGGATGGACGGAAAATCTTGGCACGCAGGTGATGCGGTCGATTCTGAGTCCGTTGTTGTGGGGGGAGCGGGGATTGCCGTGGGCCTCGCCAACTGGGCCTTACGGGCGATCGCAAGCGGGTGCATCTACCGGTGGGATCGGGGGCATGTAG
- a CDS encoding folylpolyglutamate synthase/dihydrofolate synthase family protein, translating to MTYSAAIAYLYSLQKHGIKLGLDNMRALMERLGHPERKVRSLHIGGTNGKGSTAAMTAAMLQAAGYRTGLYTSPHLVDFRERIRINGAMIPEQQVADLTARLQAVLSPDLVPTFFELTTAMAFLYFAEAAVDVAVLEVGLGGRFDATNVVEPMACAITTIALDHQEYLGGTERSIGFEKAGIIKPGVPVVLGRVAGEALTVIREIAQERAAPMMELDRDFSAVGPGPEQFAYRGRARAVHNLACALAGRHQLDNAACALALIEAAEGQGITVSDAAARQGLQEVLWEGRLEWAERHPALLLDGAHNPAAAQELARYLGGWLASRPESRLILVWGMMRDKEHRGFFEPLQPLISELVLTQADMARSATVRELRAAAGDRLPRCHDSPVAADALALAKAQASKHDLICVTGSLMLVGEVKALLRGCGLSPLRG from the coding sequence ATGACCTATTCGGCTGCCATTGCCTACCTCTACAGTCTCCAGAAACATGGGATCAAGCTGGGGCTCGACAACATGCGGGCGCTCATGGAGCGGTTGGGGCATCCGGAGCGCAAGGTGCGGAGTCTGCACATCGGCGGGACGAACGGCAAGGGCTCGACGGCGGCCATGACGGCGGCGATGCTGCAAGCGGCAGGCTATCGTACCGGCCTCTACACCTCGCCGCATCTCGTGGATTTTCGAGAGCGCATCCGCATCAATGGGGCCATGATTCCGGAGCAGCAGGTGGCTGATTTGACTGCACGCCTGCAGGCCGTTCTGTCCCCCGATCTGGTTCCCACTTTCTTTGAGTTGACCACCGCCATGGCCTTCCTCTACTTTGCGGAGGCGGCGGTCGATGTGGCCGTGCTGGAAGTCGGACTCGGGGGGCGCTTCGATGCCACGAATGTGGTCGAGCCGATGGCCTGCGCCATCACCACGATCGCCTTGGATCATCAGGAGTATCTCGGCGGAACCGAGCGCTCGATTGGCTTTGAAAAGGCCGGCATCATCAAACCGGGTGTGCCGGTGGTGCTTGGACGGGTGGCGGGGGAGGCGTTGACGGTGATTCGAGAGATCGCGCAGGAACGCGCCGCGCCCATGATGGAATTGGACCGGGATTTTTCCGCCGTCGGGCCTGGGCCGGAGCAGTTTGCGTATCGGGGGCGAGCCCGTGCGGTGCACAACCTGGCTTGCGCGCTGGCCGGGCGGCATCAATTGGACAATGCGGCCTGTGCCCTTGCGCTGATCGAGGCGGCTGAGGGGCAGGGGATCACGGTTAGCGATGCGGCGGCGCGGCAAGGCTTGCAAGAGGTCTTGTGGGAGGGCCGATTGGAATGGGCGGAGCGTCATCCTGCTCTGCTCCTCGACGGGGCGCATAATCCCGCCGCGGCGCAGGAGCTGGCGCGGTATCTCGGCGGCTGGTTGGCCTCGCGGCCGGAGTCGCGGCTGATCCTGGTCTGGGGCATGATGCGCGACAAGGAGCACCGCGGGTTTTTTGAGCCGCTGCAGCCGCTTATCTCCGAGCTGGTCTTGACGCAGGCGGATATGGCCCGTTCTGCAACGGTGCGGGAACTGCGGGCCGCCGCCGGCGACCGTCTGCCGCGCTGTCATGACTCGCCGGTTGCCGCCGATGCCTTGGCGCTGGCCAAAGCCCAGGCTTCCAAGCACGATCTCATTTGTGTGACCGGCTCGCTCATGCTCGTGGGCGAGGTGAAGGCCCTTCTGCGTGGCTGTGGGCTCTCACCGCTCAGGGGCTAG
- the accD gene encoding acetyl-CoA carboxylase, carboxyltransferase subunit beta, translating into MAWFKKQKPTGSEVPPRSKSSEGMWLKCNHCREIVYRKEVDRNNKVCPKCDYHFPISVMERIALLVDLGTFKEWDTELSAQDPLNFHDTKSYKDRVKAQQDKTGRKDALVIGEGLLDGRRVVFCVFDFSFMGGSMGSVVGEKFCRAVDRALESKLPVVLVTASGGARMQEGILSLMQMAKTSTAVAKLGEAKLPFISILADPTFGGVTASIAMLGDVIIAEPKALIGFAGPRVIEQTIKQQLPDQFQRAEFLLEHGMIDMIVERKQLKDTLSTLVNHF; encoded by the coding sequence ATGGCCTGGTTCAAGAAGCAGAAACCGACCGGTTCCGAGGTGCCCCCCCGTTCGAAATCCTCCGAAGGGATGTGGCTCAAGTGCAACCATTGCCGGGAGATCGTCTATCGCAAAGAGGTGGACCGGAACAATAAGGTCTGCCCGAAGTGCGATTATCATTTTCCGATTTCCGTGATGGAGCGGATCGCGCTGCTCGTGGATCTCGGGACATTTAAGGAATGGGACACGGAGCTGTCGGCGCAGGACCCGCTGAATTTTCACGATACCAAGTCGTACAAGGACCGTGTGAAGGCGCAGCAGGACAAGACCGGGCGGAAGGACGCGCTCGTCATCGGCGAGGGGCTGCTGGACGGCCGCCGCGTGGTTTTTTGCGTCTTCGATTTCAGCTTTATGGGCGGGAGCATGGGCTCGGTGGTCGGAGAGAAGTTCTGCCGCGCGGTCGATCGTGCGCTGGAGAGCAAGTTGCCGGTGGTCTTGGTCACGGCGTCCGGCGGCGCGCGCATGCAGGAAGGCATTCTCTCGCTGATGCAGATGGCTAAGACCTCGACCGCGGTCGCCAAGCTGGGGGAGGCCAAGCTGCCGTTCATTTCGATTCTGGCGGATCCGACGTTCGGCGGGGTGACGGCCAGTATTGCGATGCTCGGTGATGTGATTATCGCGGAGCCCAAGGCGCTCATCGGGTTTGCCGGCCCCCGCGTCATCGAACAGACGATTAAGCAGCAGTTGCCCGATCAGTTTCAGCGGGCGGAGTTCCTGTTGGAGCACGGCATGATCGATATGATCGTCGAACGGAAGCAACTGAAGGATACGCTCAGCACGCTCGTCAACCACTTCTAG
- the moaA gene encoding GTP 3',8-cyclase MoaA: protein MSESTVSTAIPVVVDTHHRPLRSLRLSVTDRCNLRCQYCMPEEEYVWLPREDVLSFEEMQQLAGYFADLGVDKVRLTGGEPLLRRDLSRLVRLLLQDRRITEIALTTNGILLADHIHDLYEAGLHRVTVSLDTLRPERFRQLTRRDEFARVIEGIESVGKTGFTGLKLDTVAIRGFNDDELVGLIEFAKHYRAEVRFIEYMDVGGANDWSMAKVLSRAAILEQLTQHYGPIAALPARDAAPAQRFQLPDGTTFGIIPSTTTPFCSTCDRSRVTADGMWYLCLYASQGQDLRQPLRAGASPDHMRGLIRAGWQARRDRGAEERKALERTGLRTGKLIGIDQLREDPHLEMHARGG from the coding sequence ATGAGCGAATCAACGGTGAGCACGGCTATTCCTGTGGTGGTTGATACGCATCATCGTCCCCTGCGGAGTTTGCGGCTGTCTGTGACGGATCGCTGCAATCTGCGCTGCCAGTACTGCATGCCGGAGGAAGAGTACGTCTGGCTGCCGCGGGAAGACGTGCTCAGTTTCGAGGAGATGCAGCAGCTGGCCGGCTACTTTGCGGACCTGGGCGTGGACAAAGTGCGGCTGACGGGCGGGGAGCCCTTGTTGCGGCGGGATCTGTCCCGGCTGGTGCGCTTGCTGCTGCAAGACCGGCGCATTACGGAAATTGCACTGACGACCAACGGGATTCTGCTTGCCGATCACATTCACGATCTGTACGAAGCCGGACTGCACCGGGTGACCGTGAGTCTGGATACGCTGCGGCCTGAGCGGTTTCGCCAGCTGACCCGCCGCGATGAGTTTGCCCGTGTCATTGAAGGGATTGAATCGGTCGGGAAAACCGGGTTCACGGGGTTGAAGCTCGATACGGTCGCGATTCGCGGATTCAACGACGATGAGTTGGTCGGGCTGATCGAATTTGCCAAGCACTATCGGGCCGAGGTGCGGTTCATCGAATATATGGATGTCGGCGGGGCCAACGATTGGTCGATGGCCAAGGTGCTCTCCAGGGCGGCGATTCTGGAGCAGCTCACGCAGCATTATGGGCCGATCGCCGCCTTGCCGGCGCGCGATGCCGCTCCGGCCCAGCGTTTTCAACTGCCGGATGGCACGACCTTCGGCATTATTCCCTCCACGACGACGCCGTTCTGTTCGACCTGCGACCGCAGCCGGGTGACGGCCGATGGCATGTGGTACTTGTGCCTGTATGCCTCACAGGGGCAAGATCTGCGTCAGCCGTTGCGCGCCGGCGCCAGTCCCGATCACATGCGTGGGCTCATTCGCGCAGGGTGGCAGGCGCGGCGGGATCGCGGTGCCGAGGAGCGCAAAGCGTTGGAGCGGACGGGGCTGCGTACCGGCAAACTCATCGGCATCGATCAACTGCGCGAAGATCCGCACCTGGAAATGCATGCCCGTGGCGGGTGA
- a CDS encoding molybdenum cofactor biosynthesis protein MoaE: MVTIKLFGMTKSLAGNQGSLSLALANGRRVKDLVELLNAQYPMIGELIEKKKVLVSVNHEIAHEETDIKDGDEIALLPPFAGGSGMEQIDDSQFVRVQRENFSIDQELDRVKSRSKRIGGIATFLGIARDRSKGRDVDSITFEYYEGMAQKKLREIRERALKDFDILELLIIHRYGEITIGENIVLIIAGAEHRAEAFRACKWAIDELKQITPIWKLEHTTEGEVWVEEHP; encoded by the coding sequence ATGGTCACGATCAAGCTGTTCGGCATGACCAAGTCGCTGGCTGGGAATCAGGGCTCCCTCTCTCTGGCATTGGCGAATGGCCGGCGAGTGAAAGATTTGGTTGAGCTTCTCAATGCCCAATATCCGATGATCGGGGAGCTGATTGAGAAGAAGAAAGTGCTCGTGTCGGTCAATCATGAGATTGCCCACGAAGAAACGGACATCAAAGACGGCGACGAGATCGCCTTGCTTCCTCCTTTTGCAGGTGGTTCAGGTATGGAACAGATCGATGACAGCCAGTTCGTCCGGGTGCAGCGTGAGAATTTCTCCATCGATCAGGAGTTGGATCGGGTTAAGAGCCGGTCAAAACGGATCGGCGGGATTGCGACGTTTCTGGGCATTGCCCGGGATCGCTCCAAGGGGCGTGACGTCGATAGCATCACCTTTGAATATTACGAAGGGATGGCGCAAAAGAAGCTGCGCGAAATCCGCGAGCGGGCGCTGAAGGATTTCGACATTCTTGAATTGCTGATCATCCATCGCTACGGCGAAATCACGATCGGCGAAAATATCGTCCTCATCATCGCGGGCGCCGAGCATCGCGCGGAGGCGTTTCGCGCCTGCAAGTGGGCGATCGATGAATTGAAGCAGATCACCCCGATCTGGAAGTTGGAGCACACGACAGAAGGGGAAGTGTGGGTCGAAGAACATCCGTGA
- the moaC gene encoding cyclic pyranopterin monophosphate synthase MoaC, producing the protein MADFTHFNESGRARMVDVSAKHSTERVATAQATVFMLPLTLEKIQQGKIAKGDVLAVAQVAGVMGAKKTPDLIPMCHPLLITSVDISFKEEAQPNRDGQCAVHIFATAKTTGQTGVEMEAMTAATVAALTIYDMCKAIDKGMSFSNVWLLSKSGGKSGTYTR; encoded by the coding sequence ATGGCTGACTTCACCCATTTTAACGAGTCGGGCCGCGCGCGGATGGTCGATGTCAGCGCGAAGCATTCGACCGAGCGTGTTGCGACGGCGCAGGCGACGGTCTTCATGCTGCCGCTCACGCTGGAGAAGATTCAGCAGGGCAAGATCGCCAAGGGCGATGTGCTCGCCGTGGCGCAGGTCGCCGGGGTGATGGGGGCGAAAAAGACCCCGGACCTCATTCCCATGTGCCACCCCCTCCTCATTACCAGCGTCGATATTTCCTTCAAAGAAGAAGCCCAACCGAACCGTGACGGGCAATGTGCCGTCCATATTTTTGCGACCGCGAAGACGACCGGCCAGACCGGCGTCGAGATGGAGGCGATGACGGCGGCGACGGTCGCGGCGCTCACCATCTATGACATGTGCAAGGCCATCGACAAGGGCATGAGCTTCAGCAATGTCTGGTTGCTCTCGAAGTCTGGCGGCAAGTCTGGGACCTATACGAGGTAG